A DNA window from Pseudomonas wuhanensis contains the following coding sequences:
- a CDS encoding phage tail protein produces MAYMEQLQSGLKQLAAAGETGRRSLDGMMGPVNGAISEISGAASELEGIPIVGPAVGEKLQRVMRGVNAAQAKVGQVVATYNKATRAVSQIDERMGQLKEQAARASTAINKIAGKVSPSLANIVPTGSLAGDATPVPEAVKPFPHLLIVQPQDPKAPPYYFNLDTAAFDELRRSTEFRWASQERLTRRPAQQAVGIGEEKITLKGAIFPGFKGGIKQLDTLRSLGAQLKPLTLTTGYGDVLGTWCLKNVEEEQSALLQGGIPRKQAFTLEFVRYGDDLQNV; encoded by the coding sequence ATGGCCTACATGGAACAGCTGCAGTCAGGGCTCAAGCAACTGGCAGCAGCAGGGGAGACCGGCCGGCGCAGCCTCGACGGCATGATGGGGCCGGTCAACGGCGCGATCAGCGAGATCAGCGGCGCGGCCTCGGAGCTTGAGGGTATCCCGATTGTCGGTCCGGCGGTCGGGGAAAAGCTGCAGCGCGTGATGCGCGGGGTAAACGCCGCCCAGGCCAAGGTCGGGCAGGTGGTGGCCACCTACAACAAAGCCACCCGTGCTGTGTCGCAGATCGATGAACGCATGGGCCAACTGAAGGAACAGGCCGCCCGAGCGTCTACTGCGATCAACAAAATCGCCGGCAAGGTCAGTCCATCGCTGGCCAACATCGTGCCCACCGGATCACTGGCCGGTGACGCCACGCCGGTGCCGGAGGCAGTGAAGCCGTTCCCGCACCTGCTGATCGTGCAGCCGCAGGATCCCAAAGCGCCGCCGTACTACTTTAATTTGGACACCGCCGCCTTTGATGAACTGCGGCGCTCCACCGAATTTCGCTGGGCCTCGCAGGAGCGGCTGACCCGGCGACCGGCGCAGCAGGCGGTGGGCATCGGCGAGGAAAAGATCACCCTAAAGGGCGCGATCTTTCCCGGCTTCAAGGGCGGGATCAAGCAGCTGGACACTTTGCGCAGCCTCGGTGCCCAACTGAAACCCCTGACCCTGACCACCGGTTATGGCGACGTGCTGGGCACCTGGTGCCTGAAGAACGTCGAAGAAGAACAGAGCGCGCTGCTGCAGGGTGGAATCCCGCGCAAGCAGGCGTTCACCTTGGAGTTTGTGCGCTATGGCGACGACCTGCAGAACGTCTGA
- a CDS encoding tail protein X — protein MATTCRTSDGDLLDTLCYHAYGHLSGTVEAVLDANQGLADEPQPYRAGIVIELPDLPAPSNDGVMLWG, from the coding sequence ATGGCGACGACCTGCAGAACGTCTGACGGGGATTTGCTCGACACCCTTTGTTATCACGCTTACGGGCATTTGAGCGGCACCGTCGAGGCGGTGTTGGATGCCAATCAGGGGCTGGCCGACGAGCCGCAACCGTACCGTGCCGGCATCGTCATCGAGCTGCCGGATCTGCCGGCACCCAGCAATGACGGGGTGATGTTGTGGGGCTGA